The Streptococcus marmotae genome contains the following window.
ATAGCTCATTAGAAGAAGCTATAAAGATAGACCAATCAAAAGACTTAGTGAAAGCGTTAGAGTGGTCACTGCAAGTGAACCAAGCGATTAAAAATTATAGTGGTCCAGTAGCTGCTTTTCCAGGAGTACGTGAAGTATTAGGGTTGTTGAGTAAGTATGGAAAAGTCTTCGTTGTTTCATCAGCTAATAAGGAGGCAGTTGAGGAAGAATGGCAAGCTCAAGGTTTATTAGAGTTTGTTGATGACTTATACTGTCAGGATCGTGGGAAAAAAGAGGATGTGATTGCTGCTTTGGTAGAGCAAGGATATGTTCAGGATCATATCTTAATGATTGGAGATTCTCCAGGTGATTTAGCAGCTGCAACACAAAATGGTGTTCATTTCTATCCGATTCTAGTTGGGAAAGAAGCGGCTTCATGGGAAGGTCTAAAACAGACTCATAGCCAGAAGTTGCTGAAGAATGAGTGGACGAAGGAATTAGAAGCGGAATTGGTTGGCCAATTTTGGAAGAATTTAGGGAGCTAGAAGGCTTTTTAAATTTTTGAAATGAAAAGGAGAAGTAAAATGGCAAAAATAGTTGATTTACGTAAAAAACCATATCAGTTAAGTGACGATCAGATTGAGTGGGTAGAATCGACCTTAGGAGGTCTGACAGATGAAGAAAAAATTGGACAATTATTTGTCAATTTGTTCTTTTTTGGTGGAGATGCCTTTAGTGGAAATACCTTGACAAACCAAGAGATTATCGAGAAATACCATATTGGAGGCGCCCGCTATATGAATGGTAGTCCTGAACAAGTTCAAGGGTTGATTAATGAGTTGCAAAGCTATTCTAAAGTTCCGTTGCTTGTAGCTGCTAACTGTGATTCTGGGGGAGATGGTGCAGTAAAAGGTGGGACCTATATTTCCTCAGGTGCACAATCAGAAGCGAGTCGTGATACCCGTGTTCCCTATTTAGCAGGACTGGTCTCTGCTCGAGAAGAAACAGCACTGGGTGTCAATGTTAATTTTGATCCTTGTGTGGATATTTTAAAGAACTGGCGCAACACGATTGTGAATACTCGTGCCTATGGAACAACTGCAGAAGATGTAATCACCTATACGAGTGCTTATTTAGATGGTTTAACAGCAGAGCGTGATGTCATTCAGTGTATTAAGCATTTTCCAGGCGATGGCACAGAAGAACGAGATCAGCATTTAGTATTAGGTGTCAATGAGTTATCGCCAGAGGAGTGGGAAGCCTCATTTGGTCAAGTCTATCGGCATCATATTGAACGTGGCGTTGAAATGATTATGGCTGGTCATATTGCTCTTCCCCATTATCAACAACAATTGAATCCAAATCTCAAGGACGAGGATATTTTACCAGCAACCTTAGCACCAGAATTGATTGATGGACTGTTGAAGACCAATCTTGATTTTAATGGTTTAGTGATTACGGATGCCAGTCATATGTTAGGAATGACCGCTGCTATGCGCAGGGAAGATTATGTACCAGGAGCCATTGCCGCAGGTTGTGATATGTTCCTTTTCTTCAATGATATGGACGAGGACTTCCAATTTATGCTGAATGGCTACCGCAAGGGGATTATTTCTGAAGAACGCTTGAACGATGCTGTCCGCCGTATTTTGGGGCTCAAAGCAAAATTAAATCTGCATGTCAAGCAGGCAGAAGGCACTCTATTAAAAACAGCAGAAGACTTAGCTGTTATTGGTTGTGAGGAACATTTGGCTTGGCAAAGAGAAGCTGCAGATAAGGCTATTACGCTGTTAAAAGATACGCAGAAAAATCTGCCAATCAGTCCTGTAACCCACCGCCGTATTCGCCTCTACTACCTTGAAGGAGAAAAAGGTGGCATTATGGCAGCAAGTGATGAAGTCGTTGAAACGATTAAGGCTGCCCTTGAACGCCGAGGTTATGAGGTCACCGTCAATGATGGGAATAGTCGCATTAAAGGCTCTACGCTAGGCTATCGTGAAGAAGTAGATTTGGCCTTGACCATTGCAAATGTTGTAGGCTACGGTGCGCAAAATAACTATCGTATTCAGTGGAAGACAGCTATGGCAAATGAAGTCCCGTGGTATGTCCATGAAGTTCCAACTGTATTTGTGTCATTAAATTACACGACCCATTTGCATGATGTTACAATGGTGAAGACAGCTATCAATGCTTATCACCATAATGCAAATACGATTGAAGCTCTTATCGATAAATTGGAAGGAAAAGCTGATTTTCAAGGTCTTCCAAATGAGCATGTTTGGGCTAAAAAATGGCAAGCAAAATTATAGTAGGCAAAAACTCCTCTATTTTGATGAGAGGAGTTTTCTAGTATTGCCAAATCTTCCTAATTCTGCTAGAATGAAAGTAGTGCTCAGAGGAAATTAACAGCCTGTCTGCTGATTTTCACGGGGTATAGCTGTTTCGTTTTGATTTAGTACTAGGCAACGAATCGCAGGTATAACTTAGGTTAGGCAAGACGAGTTAACGACGTAATAAATGAAAACGAAACGACTATAAAATTGAATAGAAGTCTGCAAGACTAGTACATCTAGGGAAACTGTCTAGGGAGATGAGCCGTGACTGGAAGCTCATTCAGTGAAAATAGGTCGAATTCACTTGCACATGGACTTACAAATAAAGGTTTGCAGTATTGCAAATGAAAACGGATGGTACCGCGTGACAACGCTCCGATTGGGTGTGGTCATGCGTTTTTATTTTGGAGGAAATATGTCAACAATTGAACAACAATTAGCTGAATTAAGACAATCAACACTGGATGAATTGAAAAAGATTCGCTATGAAAATGCCAAGGAATTACAAGACTTACGGGTTGCTGTATTAGGAAAAAAAGGGTCTTTGACAGACTTATTGAAAGGACTCAAGGATCTCTCGAATGATATGAAGCCGATTATCGGAAAACAGGTCAATGAAGTTCGTGACGTCTTGACCAAGGCTTTTGAAGAAACGGCAGTCCTTGTCGAAGCAGAAAAGATTAAGGCACAATTAGCTCAAGAATCAATTGATGTAACCTTACCAGGCCGAAGTGTCAAACAAGGTTATCGTCATGTCTTGACCCAAACGAGTGAAGAAATTGAAGATATTTTCTTAGGAATGGGCTTCCAGATTGTCGATGGTTTTGAAGTAGAAAAGGACTATTACAACTTTGAGCGGATGAACTTGCCAAAAGATCACCCAGCTCGTGACATGCAAGATACTTTCTATATTACTGAGGAAATTCTCATGCGGACCCATACCAGTCCTGTACAAGCACGGACCATGGACCAGCATGATTTTTCAAAGGGTGCTCTCAAAATGATTTCTCCAGGGCGTGTTTTCCGCCGCGATACAGATGATGCAACGCATAGTCATCAATTCCACCAAATTGAGGGCTTGGTTGTCGGAAAAAATGTCTCAATGGGTGACTTAAAAGGCACGCTTGAGATGATTATCAAAAAAATGTTTGGTGAGGATCGTCAGATTCGCTTACGTCCTTCGTATTTCCCATTTACAGAACCGTCCGTTGAAGTGGATGTATCCTGCTTTAAGTGTGGCGGAGATGGCTGTAATGTCTGTAAGAAGACTGGTTGGATTGAGATTTTAGGGGCAGGAATGGTTCACCCACACGTGTTAGAAATGAGTGGCATTGATCCAACAGAATATTCTGGTTTTGCCTTTGGTTTAGGTCAAGAACGGATTGCCATGCTTCGTTATGGAATCAATGATATTCGTGGCTTCTACCAAGGGGATAGCCGTTTTTCTGAACAATTCAAGTAAGGTGTTGCGATGATTAGTGTAGTTGAGAAAAAAGACCTACCTTTGCTCCGTGAAATGGCCATGCAAACCTTTCGCGAAACTTTTGGGGCCTTTATCAAAGAAGCTGATTTGGAGTATTTCTATACCCATGATTTGGCACTTGAAACCTTGGAAAAAGAATGGGAAAATCCAGAATCAGCCCATTACTTTGTCCTTCATGAAGGGCAGCCAGTTGGATTATTGAAGGTGAATTGGGGAGATGCCCAGACCGAGCATGAACTAGAAGATGCGTTTGAAATTCAACGTTTGTATATTTTGCAGTCCCACCAAGGTTATGGTTTGGGAAAGGCCTTATTCGAATTTGCTCTTGAAAAGGCAGTAGCAGGTCAGTTTACCTGGGCTTGGCTAGGAGTTTGGGAGAAGAATTTTAAGGCACAAATTTTTATTTCAAGTATGGATTTGAGCGCTTTAGTGAGCATGAATATGTGACAGGAGATACAGTAGATATTGACTGGCTCCTGAAAAAGCGGATCAGAGAAGAAAAATGAGGAAGTACGATGTTAGTAAGTTATAAATGGTTAAAAGAATTAGTAGATATTGATGTGCCGAGCAAGGAATTGGCGGAAAAGATGTCAACGACAGGAATCGAGGTAGAGGGGGTGACTTCTCCAGCAGATGGTCTGTCAAAAATTGTGGTGGGAGAAATCCTCTCTTGTGAGGATGTGCCAGATACACATCTTCATGTCTGCCAAGTAGATGTCGGTGAAGAAGCGCCACGCCAGATTGTCTGTGGAGCGCCTAATGTCCGTGCGGGAATTAAGGTTATGGTTGCTCTTCCTGGTGCACGTATTGCCGATAATTATAAGATTAAAAAAGGAAAAATCCGTGGCTTGGAATCGCTCGGTATGATTTGTTCTCTAGGCGAGTTGGGGATTTCTGACTCGGTTATTCCAAAAGAATTTGCGGACGGTATCCAGATTTTACCGGCTGATGCGGTCAATGGTGATGAAGTCTTTTCCTACCTTGACCTAGACGATGAGGTAATTGAACTGTCCATTACGCCAAACCGTGCGGATGCTCTGTCCATGCGTGGGGTAGCCCATGAAGTGGCAGCAATTTATGACAAAACTCCTCAGTTCAAAGAGTTTCCACTGGTCGAAGCAGACAAGCCAGCCAGCGATGTGATTGAGGTAGCGATTGAATCTGAAAAGGTTGCAACCTATCGTGCGCGCGTGATTGAAAACGTGACAATCGCACCGAGTCCTCAATGGTTACAAAATCTCCTGATGAATGCGGGAATTCGCCCAATTAACAATGTAGTGGATGTGACCAATTATATTCTCTTGTATTTTGGACAACCTATGCACGCCTTTGATTTGGATAAATTTGAAGGCCAAAAGATTGTGGCGCGTGATGCAAGAGACGGGGAAACCTTGGTCACTTTAGATGAAGTCGAGCGTGAATTGGTAGCAGATGATATTGTCATTTCCGTTGCTGATAAGGCGGTTGCCCTTGGTGGTGTCATGGGTGGCGCTGCAACTGAGATTGATCATCAATCGACAAATGTGGTGTTAGAAGCGGCACTTTTTGATGGAAAATCCATTCGGAAAACATCTGGTCGATTAAATCTCCGCTCGGAATCTTCTTCTCGTTTTGAAAAAGGAATCAACGTGGCTGATCTTGCAGCGGCTATGGATGCGGCAGCCAGCATGATTGCAACATTAGCAGGTGGTCAGGTTCTTTCAGGTGTTGTGTCTGCAGGAGAAGTAGAGACCAGTCCAGTAGCTGTTTCAGCCGACTTGGACTATGTCAATCGCTCTTTGGGAACTAGTCTTGTTTATAGCGATATTGCTGACATCTTCCGCCGTTTGGGTATGGAGATTACTGGTGATGATGCCAGCTTTACTGTCCAAGTTCCACGTCGCCGTTGGGATATTCGCATTCCAGCAGATTTGGTCGAAGAAATTGCACGGATCTATGGCTATGACAATCTTCCAACAACCTTGCCAAAAGAAGATGGAACAGCTGGTGAATTGACAAGGAGCCAAAAACTCCGCCGTCAGATACGTCAGATTGCTGAGGGGGTTGGGTTGAGTGAAATAATTACCTATGCACTGACAACTCCTGAAAAAGCAGCTGAATTTAGCTTGGCACCCACAAGCGTAACAGAATTGATGTGGCCAATGACAGTCGATCGTTCTGCTCTTCGTCAAAACATGATTTCAGGGATGTTAGAAACAGTAGCCTATAATGTAGCCCGTAAAAATAAAGACTTGGCCTTGTATGAAATCGGAAAAGTCTTTGAACAGACAGGTAATCCACATCAAGATTTGCCACAAGAAATCATGAAATTCGCTTTTGCTTTGACAGGATTAGTAGCAGAAAAAGATTTCCAAACTGCAGCAGTTCCAGTTGATTTCTTCCATGCTAAGGGAATTCTAGAAGCCCTATTTGCCAAGTATTCACTTGAGGTCAGCTATGTGGCAACTAGTAGCCTAGCAGCGCTTCATCCTGGACGAACTGCTCAGATTGAGCTAAATGGTCAGGTGATTGGTGTACTTGGACAGGTACATCCACAGCTTGCAAAAGAATATGGAATTCCTGAAACCTATGTGGCTGAAATCAGTATTGATGCCATTGAAGCAGCTCTTCAGCCAGCTAAGCCTTTCACAGAAATTTCAAAATTCCCAGCAGTTAGCCGTGATATTGCCCTCTTGGTAGATAGTGAGACGCAGCACCAAGCGATTCTTGATGCGATTTCGGCTGTAAATGTGAAGCGTTTGACGAAGGTAAGTCTTTTTGATATTTATACTGGTAGTAACATTGAAGCAGGTAAAAAATCCATGGCTTATAACTTGACCTTCCAAAATCCACAGGATAGCTTGACTGATGAGGAAGTGGCTAAGTATATGGAAAAAATCTTTGCAGCCCTTAGCCAATTAGGAGCAGAAATTAGGTAGGGCTATGGATCAAGCAACTATTCAGCAAAAATATTTCAGACAAGGCCGATTGGTGACCATTCCCAAAAAAGAACAAGCCAAATGGCAATTATTTCATTATTTTCAGCAGCAACTAGCCGAGCAAGGCCAACAGTTTACGGAAAAAGAAATCAATGATTTTTTCAAGACCTATTACGATGATACGGCTATTTTGCGGCGATACTTGGTTGATTATGGTTTTTTAGAGCGTGATTTGTATGGAAAAATCTATACGATAGGAGAGAGAAATGGTTATTTGGATGAGAGATAAGGAGACGATACTCCAGTAGAAGAGATTTCGTGTGTCTCTGTCCACTGAGTGGTGCTTGTCGAAGGTTTCTCATGCAACTATCTCGTGAAAATCGCGATAGGGAAATTATGCTTGATGATGAAAAATGTGAGATTGTGAACTTAAAAGACCACATGTCTATTGGTAGGGAGAAGAGCGCTATCCAATAGGTGAGCCAACAAAACTGGATTAAGAAAAAAACTTGGAGATTTCCAAGTTTTTTTCTTAATAGCCATTTTATCTATAATTAGTTATTTATTGCTATAAAATGGAGTAGGCTAAGTGAATCAAATAGAATACTTTTTCAGTAAATGAAATAGGTAATACTAAAAAAGGTCGTCCAAACTATCTAAGTAAGTTGCAAAATATTAACGTTGATTTTAATGGAGTATAAGTATTCATCTGCTCCCTTTTGTATTTTAAAAGCCATCAGTAAAGGATACTGGTGGCTTATTGTATATAGTCTTATTTCATCGTAGGGAATAGTAAGACGTCACGAATAGTAGTGGTGTCAGTTAGGAGCATGCAGAGGCGGTCGATTCCGATACCGAGTCCGCCTGTTGGGGGCATACCGTATTCAAGAGCTTCTACATAGTCGTAGTCAATGCCAGTGGCTTCATCATCTCCCAATTCTTTGGCTTTAGCTTGCGCCTTAAAGCGTTCCAATTGATCAATGGGATCATTCAACTCAGTAAAGGCATTTCCATACTCTTTGGTCATAATAAAGAGTTCAAAACGATCCGTGAAGCGGTCGTCTTCAGGATTTTTCTTAGCAAGTGGTGACACAGCCACAGGATGTCCATAGATAAAGGTTGGCTGGATAAGGGCATCTTCTACAAATTCTTCGAAGAAGGCGTTAATGATTTGACCAACTTCAGTATAATGTTTTTCAACTGGAACCTTATGTTCGTTTGCCACAGCTTTTGCTTCTTCAAAGGTCATCTCTTGCCAGAAATCAACACCCGTTTGTTCCTTAATCGCATCAACCATGTGAAGGCGTTTGAATGGCAGGTGGATATTGATTTCTGTTCCTTGATAAGTGATTGGTCCGTCTCCGACAACAGCTTTTGCAGTGTGTTGGATAATGCCTTCGGTCAAGTTCATGATATCAAGGAAGTCTGCATAGGCTTGGTAGACCTCGATGGATGTAAATTCAGGGTTGTGAGTAGCATCCATTCCTTCATTACGGAAGATCCGACCAATTTCATAGACACGTTCCATACCGCCGACAATCAAGCGTTTCAAATGTAATTCTGTTGCAATCCGTAGAACCATGTCAATATTTTGGGCATTGTGGTGGGTAATAAAAGGTCGGGCAGCAGCACCACCAGCTTCATTGTGAAGGACAGGGGTTTCGACTTCCAAGAAACCAAGTCCGTCAAGGTAACGGCGGATTTCTGAGATAATCTTGCTACGAGTGACAAAGCGGTCAAAACTTTCACGGTTTGAAATCAAGTCTAAGTAGCGTTTGCGGTAAATAGTTTCGGTATCCGTTAAGCCGTGGAATTTTTCTGGTAATGGGCGAAGGGCTTTTGACAAGTGGGTTAATCTGCGGGCATGAATGGACAATTCACCCATATTGGTCCGCATGATGTCTCCCTCGACCCCGATAAAGTCTCCGAGGTCAGCCTTATTGAAGAGTTCATAGTTTTCTTCACCGACATCATCTTTACGGACATAGATTTGGATTTGACCTTCGCGGTCTTGGATGTGGGCAAAGCCTGCTTTTCCTTTTCCACGTTTTGTCATCATACGTCCTGCAATAACAGCAGTAGCACCCAATTCAGCCAAATCTTCCTTGCTTTTATCTTCGTATTGTGCTTTTAATTCTGCTGAATTAGCTGTGCGTTCAAATCGTTTTCCGAATGGATCAATCCCTTTTTCGCTAAGAGCTGCCATTTTTTCACGGCGAACGAGTTGCTGGTCATTTAATTCTTCAAAATGTTCATTTGACATAGTTGTTTCATTCCTCCAAAGTCTATCTCATTCATTCTAGCATAAAACCAAAAAAAAATCAGCTAGGATAGCTAATTTTTTCTATTATATACATGATTTTAACGGGTTTATCTAGTCAGCTTTGGTAATCAAATCTGCAAATTCTGCTCCGACAAAATCAGCTAATGCTTGGCTATCCATTCGAATAGAGCGGCCAAGTTCTCCAGCTGAGACGATGATTTGTCCCAATTCTAAGGCGGATTGATCGATATAGATTGGAAAACGATGCTTCTGGCGAATACCAACAGGATTGTTGGCACCGTGGACATAGCCGGTTGTTTTTTCCAAATCTTTTTGGGGAATCATGCTGACTTTTTTATTACCAGAAATCTTAGCTAATGCCTTTTCTGATAGGTGTTCTGTAATAGGAACGATGCCGATAACGGGGCCTGTCTTATCACCGATTAAGGCAAGTGTTTTGTAAATCTGATGTTTTTCCACACCTTCTGGTAGTTTGCCTTCAAGTGCGTTGATTTCAAGACTATCATGGTCAAGCCCTGCCTTATCTAAAATTTGGTCCACCAAGGTTTTTTTGCGTTTCTTTTGCTTGGCCATTACTTGTATTTTTCCTCCAGTTTACTCATCCAAAGACCTAGCCAAATCCCCAATCCAAAGAGAAGTAGGGCCAGAAACCAGGTTCCAATGCCTGCGCCAGCGTAGGAAATGGACTCTTCATTTCCAGCTTGGGGAATGAGAATTAGGACAGTGCTAGACAAAACAATTCCAATGATGAAGTGATACACTCGGGAATGGTAATATTTGAGAGCCAAGTCCATAGCTTTTGAAAAGGCAAGCATGGCAAGGACACCGCCGATTGCAATGGGTAAGAAGGTGCCAATCAAATCAAGTGATTTAAAGCCATTGAGCATAGGAGCATAAATTCCTAAAATGAGGAGAAGATTGGAAGGGCTGAGCCCAGGCACCAAAATCCCTAAGGCAATCAAGGCTCCTGCCAAAACAAAGCTAGCAAAAGTAGCTGGTAAGGTTCCTACTAAATCATTGAGGAAATAAAGCAGCAAACCAGATAGGAGAAAGGTTCCGCACAGCCAAGCGAGATCAGCCATATCCCGTTTACTATGCTGGGTAGATTCTTTGACGAGACTCGGGATTGTTCCGACAATAGCTCCCGCAAATCCCCATAAGACGATGACTTGATAGTGTTCCAAGAGGTATTCGACGGGATAGGAGAAGAGGGCGATTCCTAAAATTCCTCCAATTCCTACTGGAATGAAGAAGAGGACATTTTCAATAAAATTCTCGCGAATATGAGCAAGAAAACGAATCATCCGTTCATAGATTCCCAAAATGGCTGCCAATACACCTCCTGATACACCAGGTAAGATAAAACCAAGGGCAATAATCATTCCCTTTACAACTCTTGCAATAAAAGATGTCATTATTTCCTCCATAAAAAAATAAGGTATAATAGATCCAACTAAAACGTAAAACGTTCAAAACGATACTATTATACCATATTTTGTGAGAGAGGGCAGGCCCTTATTTATTTGGCAAGAAAAAACGTGGATTGGCAGGTATGAGAATACCCAAGACAAGTAGGACAACAAAGAGGGTCAGTCCACCTGCTGTTCCGTTAACGGTGAAGGAATACCAGTAAGCAGACATGCCTTCAGGAGCATAACTACCCCAAAAGATAACACCAGCAATGTAGTGAATCACGTAGCGAACAAGGATAGCAAGACTAGCAGCTAGAAAGGCTTGTACGAGCGCTTTTGTGTACTCTTTTGTTCTTAATGCTGTTTGGAAACTAGGTGCTAGGTAGCCTGCTAGTCCCATTGCGACAAAGGCAAGAATGTATTCCAAAAAGACTTGAGAGAAGGAAAGATAGTAGACCTTGCCAAGGACAAAGTGGAGCAACCCCCAAATCAGACCTGCCAAGAGACCGTATTTTGCGCCTCTTCGTAAAGAGAATAGTATTAAAGGAATAGCGCCAAAGGATGGATTAAACCAGCCGATAAAGTCAGGAATAAAGGATAAGACCATAGCAAGAGCTGCAAAGAGGGCGACTTCAACAAGGGCATTGAGATTTTTGGACATAAAGAAAGACTCCTTTAAATCACAAAAGGAGTCTTGGTCTTCGATAATACGAGTGAAAACTAAGTATATTTCAAACACAATTCCTACGCTAGTGTTAACTAGATCAGGTTCGAGGATTTCGCAAATGCGATCTCAGCCGAAGCACTCCTTTGTGATAGTTATTTAATGTACTTGTAGTATAACACATTACTGTGGATTTGTAAATAATTTTTGATAGACTTCGTTTGGTTCTTTTTGAGTAGTAATCAAATTCAAATCCAAATGATGGGCAAAGCCGCTAAGTGCTCCTACAGATGTATATTGGTGTAAGTCATAGTCTAAATCAGTCGCAGGAGCAGCATTGTAGTAGCCAGAGTTTGTTCCATAAGTCGGAATCCAAAGGGCAGTAAATTTATCGACGGAAATGCTATGCTCTGCCATAAAATAGGTTCCAACATAGATACCAATGTTTTTAGCGCCCAAGTCCTCTAATTCCTGACGAAAGGCTTCGACCCCGGCATTCATATCCTCCATGGTCTTTTCTTCGACATCAAGCCAATAGTAGGTAGGGTTGTATTTGTAAGAGGCCTCATAGAAAGATTTCGCTTCTTTCTTCATCGACTCGATACTATTTCCGGTGACATAGGCATAGACAGCTACGGGAATCCCACGCTCTTGAAATTCCTTTATGTGAGTCTGGTAATGTTTATCCAAGCCATTTTTATCGGAGGCATTGTTATCCTTTCGGGTGTGAGAACCGCTCTGTACTCGGATAATAGCACCAGAAATATTAGCAGAAAGGACATCATAATCAATATCAGATGGCCTCTGCCAGCCGGATACGTCAACGATTGGCTTCATCTCCAA
Protein-coding sequences here:
- a CDS encoding glycoside hydrolase family 25 protein; protein product: MRKKIHPIFVAVFFLLFTGLILVTRVVSQEQNKDVTTITSTTSSSSAPTYHAKPIHITNALEMKPIVDVSGWQRPSDIDYDVLSANISGAIIRVQSGSHTRKDNNASDKNGLDKHYQTHIKEFQERGIPVAVYAYVTGNSIESMKKEAKSFYEASYKYNPTYYWLDVEEKTMEDMNAGVEAFRQELEDLGAKNIGIYVGTYFMAEHSISVDKFTALWIPTYGTNSGYYNAAPATDLDYDLHQYTSVGALSGFAHHLDLNLITTQKEPNEVYQKLFTNPQ